CATCGGGCAGTGCCGTATCCGCCGAGTCGCCGACGCGCTTCCGGTACCAGCAGAAGGGCCAGATGATCTGGGGCGCCTACATCGGCGACACGGTGACCATCGGCCGCTTCGTCGGCCGCCGAGACGGCGACACCGTCACAATCCACTTCGCCCACAAGTCCGTCGGCGGCGGCGAGGTGACCCTTGGCACCGCGCAGAGCACCTTGCGCCGTGGCGACGACGGCCGGCTCTACCTCGACGAGACATTCGAGAAGGACGGCGTCGCCCACGTCAGCGCGTGCGTCGACGTGCCGCCGCTCGAGCAGTGGCCCAGCTTGGATGCCGCGCTCGTCAGTGAGCCCCGCATCGACGGCACCTCCTTCGTGCTCGAGAGTTCCACCGCCAGCACCGTCAGCACGACCGCACCGACCCGGTTCGACTTCCACGAGAACTCCGGCGTGATCTGGGGCAGCTACTACGGTGACACCGTGACGGGCGGCTACTGCGTCGGCCGCTATCGCGACGGTGTGATCGACGAGTACTTCGTGCACCATGTCGTGGCCACGGATACGACTCTGCTCGGTGACAGCTCAACGGTCATGAAGCAGCGCGATGACGGTCGACTCGAGCTCATCGAGGAATTCGTGCTCGACGGCGTTCCGGGCAAGAGTGTGTGCGTGCAACTGCCGTAATTGCGGCCGCAGTCAGCTGCTCAGGCCCGCCCGTCCCTCGCTCACGCGAGTGAACCGGGTCAGGCCAAGCTGCGTCGACTGCTGCTCGCGCGGCGGCAGGTCGCCTGGCAGCAGGTAGGGGCGCTGGAAGACCTCGTCGAGCACGAGCACGGTCTCGACCGACTTGACCTCGGGCAGGGCGGCGAGCACGCCGATGACGAAGTCATGGATGGCGCCCACCTCGTCGCCGCGGATGAGCAGCATGGCATCGTGCTCGCCTGTGGTGATGCGGCACGACTCGATGGCGCTCATCTCGGCGATGCGCTCGCGAAAGCTGCTCCAGGTCTGCGGATGCACCGAGATGAACACGAGGGCGCAGATGCCGAGGCCCGCCTTGGTCGGGTCGATGCGGGCGCTGAATCCGGTGATCACCCCGTCGGCCACGAGCTGCTCGACCCGGGTGTAGACATTGGCGCGCGAGACGTTCACGCGCTCCGCCAGGGCGGACATTGATATCCGTCCGTCATCTCGGAGTTCCGCCAAGATTTTCAGATTGATCTCATCGAGTGCATGCGGTGATCGTCCAGATGCGGCTCGGGTGCCGATGGCTTTGCTAGACATTCTGTAGGTGAATCCCCTCACTGCGAACGCAGAATCGAACTCTCGCGGCCTTTGATTGGACAGAGTAGCGGCTTTTATGCAAATCTCAGGCAAAGCCGTCCAGCGCAAAACTGTCCGGCAGCGTTGAGTTCGCATCCCGCAATCGCTTCTCGCGGTAGCCGGGCTCGAGCGCAGTCCCGAAGTTCACAAGAAGGAGTTCCCCCCGTGCGGACCAAAATTCGCTACGTCGCAACAGCCCTTGGGCTGAGCGCGTCCTTGGCCCTCGTGGGTTGCGCCGCAACCGCCTCCGACGGCAGTGGCAGCGACGCCCCGACCAGCATCGTCATCGACACCGCGTTCACGCTCGAGACCGGCGACCCCGGTCGCAACTACGTTCCGACCGGCTACCTGGTGTCGAAGGCTCTCTATGAGACCCTGCTCGACTTCGACGGCTCCGACGAGAGCACCCCGGTCCCCGGACTCGCCAGCTACACGCAGAACGACGACGCGACGGTCTTCACCTTCACGCTCGAAGAGGGCCGCGTGTTCTCCGACGGCGCCCCGATCACCGCTGACGACGTCGTCTTCTCGCTCAACCGCGTCAAGGGCATGACCGAGAGCAAGGCGAACTTCCTCATGGCGGGCATCGAGGTCGTGAAGGTCGACGACAGCACCGTCGAGCTCCGCACCGAGACCCCCTCGCTCAAGCTTCCCGCGCTGATGACCAACCCCTCGCTGGCGATCCTGAACTCGGAGCTCGTCATCGCGAACGGCGGCACCACCGACAACAGCGATGCCGCCGAGGAGTTCCTCAACTCCACGTCGGCCGGTTCCGGACCCTACGTGCTCGACTCACTCGACTTCGAGTCGCAGGTCGTGCTCACTGAGAACGAAGAGTACAACGGGCCTGAGGACATCGACTTCACCCGCGTCGTCATCCGCAGCGTCTCGGAGAGTGCGACCCAGAAGATGAACCTCGAGGGTGGGGACTCGCAGGTGGCCGTCGACTTGAGCGGCGACCAGGTTGCAGGCCTCGGCGACGGCGTGAATGTGTTCTCGACGCCGTCCGCGCAGACCATCTTCCTGCTGGTGAACCAGAATGCCGATGTTGCCGGCGTCACCGCCAACCCCGAGTTTGCCTCGGCCGTGCGCTACGCCCTCGACTACCCGGCGCTGCTCGAACTGGCCGGTGCCGGTTCCGAACAGGCCACGGGCGTCATCCCTCCGTCGTTCCTCGGCGCGCTGACCGACGGTGTCGAGCAGGATCTCGACGCCGCGAAGGCCGCCCTGGAGGCATCCGGCTACGCCGGTGAGACCATCACCCTCGAGTACCCGAACGACTACCCCGTCGGCGGCGTGAGCTTCACCCCGCTCGCCGAGCGTGTGCAGTCGCAGCTGGCTGCCGCCGGCATCTCGGTCGAGCTCGCCCCGGCGCCGTTCACGACGCAGATCGACGAGTACGTCAACGGCCGCGAAGCGTTCAGCATCTGGTTCTGGGGCCCCGACTACGCCGACTCGGCCAACTTCCTGCCGTTCAGCGCCGGCGCGAAGGTCGGCCTGCGTGCCGGCTGGACCGCCGAGCAGGCGCCGTCGATCCTCGAGCTCGCCGCCGCGGCAGAGAACGCCACCAGCATGGACGAGCGTGAGGGCGCGTTCAGCGCCTTCGCAAAGGCCCTGCAGGAGCAGGGACCGTTCGTTCCGCTGATCGTTCCCGGCT
The Diaminobutyricimonas sp. LJ205 genome window above contains:
- a CDS encoding ABC transporter substrate-binding protein, yielding MRTKIRYVATALGLSASLALVGCAATASDGSGSDAPTSIVIDTAFTLETGDPGRNYVPTGYLVSKALYETLLDFDGSDESTPVPGLASYTQNDDATVFTFTLEEGRVFSDGAPITADDVVFSLNRVKGMTESKANFLMAGIEVVKVDDSTVELRTETPSLKLPALMTNPSLAILNSELVIANGGTTDNSDAAEEFLNSTSAGSGPYVLDSLDFESQVVLTENEEYNGPEDIDFTRVVIRSVSESATQKMNLEGGDSQVAVDLSGDQVAGLGDGVNVFSTPSAQTIFLLVNQNADVAGVTANPEFASAVRYALDYPALLELAGAGSEQATGVIPPSFLGALTDGVEQDLDAAKAALEASGYAGETITLEYPNDYPVGGVSFTPLAERVQSQLAAAGISVELAPAPFTTQIDEYVNGREAFSIWFWGPDYADSANFLPFSAGAKVGLRAGWTAEQAPSILELAAAAENATSMDEREGAFSAFAKALQEQGPFVPLIVPGSNIATADYISGVAYNSTWTMDIAELQAK
- a CDS encoding Lrp/AsnC family transcriptional regulator, whose amino-acid sequence is MSSKAIGTRAASGRSPHALDEINLKILAELRDDGRISMSALAERVNVSRANVYTRVEQLVADGVITGFSARIDPTKAGLGICALVFISVHPQTWSSFRERIAEMSAIESCRITTGEHDAMLLIRGDEVGAIHDFVIGVLAALPEVKSVETVLVLDEVFQRPYLLPGDLPPREQQSTQLGLTRFTRVSEGRAGLSS